One part of the Microvirga sp. TS319 genome encodes these proteins:
- a CDS encoding M20/M25/M40 family metallo-hydrolase, whose product MSESLRSLESGSKNGPQTGDYLDQAEIRETYLEELIAFLRMPTISARGDMEPMQAAADWLVRRLQSLGAQTQLLESSGFPIVYGEIKGDSPRSILFYNHYDVQPPEPYEAWSRDPFEPAISDGYLFARGSDDNKGSLMSRIHAVESVLKERGSLPVTVKFLFEGEEESGSPSLPGTVQRYRDLLAADACIWENARRDDAGNPSVALGNKGMHSFELRVRTANTDSHSGKANIYPNAIWRLIWALASLRSSDGTILVDGFYDGVPPLSPADEELCRNTPANGVAQARKLGLTELMSGNDNLSVNHALYYTPSFNIQGITGGYTGPGHKTIIPSEAFARIECRLVGDQDPDDIAAKIALQLQKNGFGDVEIISNKAGAWPYRTAVDHPFVQLVSRTGAEVYGRPVVIMPSSPGTGPRYVFKYVPEMPIVALGVGHANSRAHAPNENIAIEDQFLTTKHVASILRQFAGV is encoded by the coding sequence ATGTCAGAGTCTTTGCGCTCATTGGAGAGCGGGTCAAAGAACGGCCCACAGACCGGCGATTATCTTGATCAGGCAGAGATACGGGAAACCTACCTTGAGGAGCTTATCGCATTCTTGAGGATGCCGACTATTTCGGCGCGAGGGGACATGGAGCCGATGCAGGCCGCCGCAGATTGGCTGGTCCGGCGGCTTCAATCCCTGGGCGCGCAGACCCAGCTGCTCGAAAGCTCCGGTTTTCCCATCGTCTATGGCGAGATCAAGGGGGACAGCCCTCGCAGCATCCTGTTCTACAATCATTACGATGTGCAGCCGCCGGAACCCTACGAGGCCTGGAGCCGCGATCCCTTCGAGCCGGCGATCAGCGACGGCTACCTTTTCGCGCGGGGCTCCGACGACAACAAGGGCTCCTTGATGTCACGGATCCACGCCGTTGAATCCGTCCTCAAGGAGAGAGGTAGCCTTCCCGTAACGGTGAAATTTCTCTTCGAGGGGGAAGAAGAGTCCGGTTCTCCCAGTCTTCCAGGAACAGTCCAGCGCTATCGGGACCTTCTTGCGGCGGACGCGTGTATTTGGGAAAATGCCCGTCGCGATGATGCCGGCAATCCGAGTGTCGCCCTCGGGAACAAGGGAATGCACTCGTTCGAGTTGCGGGTTCGCACGGCCAATACGGACTCGCACTCAGGAAAGGCCAATATCTATCCCAACGCGATCTGGCGTCTGATCTGGGCGCTCGCGAGTCTGCGGAGTTCCGATGGTACTATTCTCGTCGATGGCTTCTATGACGGCGTTCCGCCTCTCTCCCCGGCCGATGAGGAGCTGTGTCGCAACACGCCGGCCAATGGAGTGGCCCAGGCGCGCAAGCTCGGCCTGACGGAGCTGATGTCGGGCAATGATAATCTCTCGGTCAATCACGCTCTCTACTACACACCGTCATTCAATATCCAGGGAATCACCGGTGGTTACACGGGTCCCGGCCATAAAACCATCATCCCTTCCGAAGCGTTTGCCCGGATCGAGTGCCGCCTGGTCGGTGACCAGGACCCGGACGACATTGCGGCGAAGATCGCTCTCCAGTTGCAAAAGAACGGCTTCGGCGATGTGGAGATCATCAGCAATAAGGCCGGGGCCTGGCCTTACCGGACAGCGGTCGACCATCCCTTCGTGCAGTTGGTGAGCCGAACCGGCGCGGAGGTCTACGGGCGGCCGGTTGTGATCATGCCGAGCTCGCCGGGAACCGGACCGCGTTACGTGTTCAAATACGTGCCGGAAATGCCGATCGTCGCGTTGGGAGTCGGGCATGCAAATAGCCGGGCTCACGCACCGAACGAGAACATCGCCATCGAGGATCAGTTCCTGACCACGAAGCATGTGGCCAGCATTCTGCGCCAGTTCGCGGGTGTGTAG
- a CDS encoding DUF488 domain-containing protein, giving the protein MSTKVPAANVRLKRAYEPPAAQDGTRILVDRLWPRGVSKESAALDEWMKDIAPSADLRKWFGHAPERWEEFRSRYAMEVHQRPDLLERLQSLARRGPVTLVYSAHDEAHNDAVVLRDLILDHRTKS; this is encoded by the coding sequence ATGAGCACAAAGGTTCCAGCTGCAAATGTCAGGCTCAAGCGGGCCTATGAGCCACCTGCTGCTCAGGATGGCACCCGTATTCTCGTCGACCGGCTTTGGCCCCGCGGGGTCTCCAAAGAATCCGCCGCTCTGGATGAGTGGATGAAGGACATCGCGCCAAGCGCCGATCTTCGCAAATGGTTCGGGCATGCCCCCGAGCGTTGGGAGGAATTCCGCAGTCGCTATGCGATGGAGGTGCACCAGAGGCCTGACCTTCTCGAGCGGCTGCAGTCCCTTGCACGGCGTGGGCCGGTCACATTGGTGTATTCAGCCCACGATGAAGCGCACAATGATGCTGTTGTTTTGAGAGACCTCATTCTGGATCACCGGACGAAAAGTTAG
- a CDS encoding acyloxyacyl hydrolase yields MKRLLVAALALTAGGTAVSAADLRPQDATPLPPLPRSAPSFISEVRFGVTAQDPTGPESGSANLIGEILSVRPFAAADPVLNSLIPRIHVGGSLNLAGNTSFGYAGLTWTFDITPAIFVEGSLGGAVHNGETDPIDDHHNALGCTALFRESGSVGMRVTENWTVMATVEHLSNAGLCSNNRGLTNFGLKVGYAF; encoded by the coding sequence ATGAAGCGGCTTCTCGTTGCGGCGCTGGCTTTGACTGCCGGTGGGACGGCCGTCAGCGCGGCGGACCTTCGTCCGCAAGATGCGACACCGCTCCCTCCCCTGCCGCGCTCCGCCCCGAGCTTTATCTCGGAAGTCCGCTTCGGCGTGACGGCGCAGGACCCGACTGGACCGGAAAGTGGATCGGCCAATTTGATCGGTGAGATTCTGTCGGTTCGGCCGTTCGCGGCAGCCGACCCGGTCCTCAATTCGTTGATTCCCCGCATCCATGTGGGAGGCAGCCTCAACCTCGCTGGCAACACCAGCTTCGGCTATGCCGGCCTGACATGGACCTTCGACATAACGCCGGCCATTTTTGTGGAAGGCAGCTTGGGCGGCGCTGTCCACAATGGCGAAACCGATCCAATCGACGACCATCACAACGCACTCGGCTGTACGGCCCTGTTCCGCGAGTCAGGTTCGGTCGGCATGCGTGTGACGGAAAACTGGACCGTGATGGCGACCGTGGAACACCTCTCGAATGCAGGCTTGTGCTCGAACAATCGTGGGCTCACCAATTTTGGCCTGAAGGTGGGCTACGCCTTTTGA